One Panicum virgatum strain AP13 chromosome 9K, P.virgatum_v5, whole genome shotgun sequence genomic region harbors:
- the LOC120650386 gene encoding elongator complex protein 1-like, whose protein sequence is MKNLRLVTRLPQQLRLQLDGETLVASAVDAERRRAFFASSANFVYTVQLPAASAQGQQPLPWSKITAQHSDVEEVVLEPGDCIVAMDYLMERESLLLGSSAGCLLLYNVEEKTTEVVGRLEGGVNTIVSSPDGALLSVTTGLGQLLVITLDWEVLFEASLDPQDATIGDIDSTGCQIRSSISWRGDGKYFATLGALDGAYGPTKLTIWERESGKVHSSSDAKTFMGALLDWMPSGAKVATAHDRRTEGKCPLIVFYEKNGLERSYFSIDEPAEVSIHALKWNCNSEILAALVSSEQHDVIKIWSCRNNHWYLKHELRYTKEERVKFFWDPTKPMHLICWTRGGQVIIHRFAWTTAVSETSVALVIDGSHVLVTPLNLGLMPPPMSLFHLAFPCAVNEVSFVPGNSKAHLAAYLSNGTLCVVELPAPDTWEELEGNRISVDPCCSDFTLDNCMHLAWIDTHTLIGICCYSERCFSTPIGSSETSNLLHKHDPLFSINEIELVRSDDSVPGSVISSGWQARGSKKVPLQSSVIGVSPNPAKEGSAFIQISGGRIVEYCSSLNLLKLSAQFNEVDSDHRFPAACPWMTAVLCHENGMVQPFLFGLDDNSNLYMGKRLLSNNCSSFTFYSSAYGTTERVMSHLLVTTKKDLLFIVDVNEIFLKDNVVTVDSHVSSHPRGKQSKENITVWEKGAKLIGVLHGDEAAVIMQTARGNLECTYPRKLVLVSIVQALAQRRFKNAMDMVRRHRIDFNIIVDYCGCDVFIKLAADFVKQVNNLSHITEFVCSMKNSNSSSKLYEAYISFPDHSADLMVDTECNKVTSVLMAVGKALEEQMEESSSRELCVLTTLARSEPPLLEEALNRIKAIRELELLGVDDARRKLYPSAEESLKHLLWLTDTEAVFGAALGLYDLNLAAIVALNSQKDPKEFLPFLKNLECLPPAVMRYTIDLRLGRYESALRNIVSAGNEYHEDCMKLLNDNPQLFPLGLQLFNESDKRNEILEAWGDHLSEEKCFGDAALIYQCCSSYQKSLKAYRACGDWKGVFTVAGLLELQKEEITQLAHELCEEFQALGKPGDAARVALEYCSDAERGVSYYIMAREWEEALRVAYMLSRHDLVGTVRDAALDCAASLISEYQEGLLKVGKYVARYVAVRQRRLSLAAKLQSEDRFMDVEDDSVSEVSTSFSEMSAYTTRSTKESSASVISSSASKSRARRQKKGGKIRAGSPGEEMGLVEHLKGMALTGSAENELKSLLVVLIQLGKEETARQVQQAADSFEVSQRAAVKLAVDTVCNDKVDENAHTLEHYIRMLRAHGSGHSETGSWRIKALSPP, encoded by the exons atgaAGAACCTGCGCCTCGTGACGAGGCTCCCGCAGCAGCTCCGGCTCCAGCTCGACGGCGAAACCCTCGTCGCCTCCGCGGTcgacgccgagcgccgccgcgccttctTCGCCTCCTCCGCCAACTTCGTCTACACCGTCCagctccccgccgcctccgcacaGGGACAG CAACCACTGCCATGGAGTAAAATTACTGCTCAACACTCTGACGTGGAGGAGGTTGTTCTTGAGCCTGGTGATTGCATAGTCGCCATGGATTATCTCATGGAGAGGGAGTCTCTACTCCTTGGTTCATCAGCTGGTTGCCTGCTCTTGTATAATGTGGAGGAAAAAACAACTGAAGTTGTTGGAAGACTGGAAGGTGGTGTCAACACCATTGTCTCTAGCCCTGATGGTGCTCTTCTTTCTGTAACCACTGGACTTGGCCAGCTGCTTGTTATCACACTGGATTGGGAAGTGCTGTTTGAGGCTTCTCTTGATCCTCAA GATGCTACCATAGGCGACATAGACAGTACCGGATGTCAGATACGAAGCTCAATTTCTTGGCGGGGGGATGGGAAATATTTTGCTACACTTGGGGCCCTTGATGGTGCTTATGGCCCCACAAAGCTTACTATATGGGAACGTGAATCAGGAAAGGTTCATTCATCTTCAGATGCCAAAACTTTTATGGGAGCATTGTTAGATTGGATGCCTAGTGGAGCCAAGGTTGCCACAGCCCATGATCGGAGGACAGAGGGAAAATGCCCTCTCATTGTCTTCTATGAGAAGAATGGCTTAGAGAGGAGCTACTTCTCTATTGATGAGCCAGCAGAGGTTTCCATTCATGCTTTAAAATGGAACTGCAATTCCGAGATCCTAGCTGCTTTAGTTTCTTCTGAACAGCATGATGTTATTAAAATATGGTCCTGCAGGAACAATCACTGGTACTTGAAACATGAACTGCGGTACACAAAGGAAGAGAGGGTGAAGTTCTTTTGGGATCCAACGAAACCAATGCATCTGATTTGCTGGACACGGGGTGGCCAAGTCATTATTCACAGGTTTGCTTGGACTACTGCAGTCAGTGAGACTTCAGTTGCACTTGTTATCGATGGTTCCCATGTTCTTGTTACTCCTCTTAACTTGGGCCTCATGCCACCTCCCATGTCTCTGTTCCACCTCGCATTTCCTTGTGCAGTGAATGAGGTTTCTTTTGTGCCCGGTAACTCAAAGGCCCACTTGGCTGCTTATCTCTCAAATGGCACCTTGTGTGTAGTGGAGCTTCCAGCACCAGATACTTGGGAAGAACTTGAAGGCAACAGGATAAGTGTTGACCCTTGCTGTTCTGACTTCACTTTGGATAACTGTATGCACCTTGCTTGGATAGACACACACACTTTGATTGGCATCTGTTGCTATAGTGAACGCTGCTTCTCAACACCAATTGGGTCCAGTGAAACTAGTAACCTGTTACACAAACATGATCCACTGTTTTCCATcaatgagattgaacttgtaCGTTCAGACGATTCTGTGCCAGGTTCAGTGATTTCATCTGGTTGGCAAGCTAGAGGATCAAAGAAAGTGCCATTGCAGAGTTCAGTCATTGGAGTCTCTCCAAATCCAGCAAAAGAAGGTTCAGCCTTCATTCAAATTAGTGGCGGAAGGATTGTTGAGTACTGTTCAAGTTTAAATCTGTTGAAATTGTCAGCACAATTCAATGAGGTTGATTCTGACCATCGTTTTCCAGCAGCATGTCCTTGGATGACTGCAGTTCTGTGCCATGAAAATGGTATGGTTCAACCCTTTCTCTTTGGACTTGATGATAACAGCAACCTTTATATGGGCAAAAGGTTATTGAGCAACAACTGCAGCAGCTTCACATTCTACTCCAGTGCTTATGGAACCACTGAGCGGGTTATGAGCCACTTACTTGTGACTACTAAGAAAGATCTTCTATTCATTGTGGATGTCAATGAGATCTTTCTTAAAGACAATGTGGTGACAGTTGACAGCCATGTCAGTAGCCATCCTCGAggaaagcaaagcaaagagaacATCACTGTGTGGGAAAAGGGAGCAAAGTTGATTGGTGTTCTCCATGGTGATGAAGCAGCTGTCATAATGCAAACTGCACGTGGTAACTTAGAGTGTACTTACCCTAGAAAGCTGGTCCTTGTTTCAATTGTTCAGGCATTGGCTCAGAGGCGTTTCAAAAATGCAATGGACATGGTGAGGCGGCATCGGATAGATTTCAATATCATTGTTGATTATTGTGGTTGTGATGTTTTTATCAAGTTAGCAGCAGATTTTGTCAAACAAGTTAATAACCTTAGCCACATCACTGAATTTGTTTGCTCAATGAAGAACAGCAATTCCAGCAGTAAATTGTATGAAGCCTATATATCTTTTCCTGATCACTCTGCGGACTTGATGGTTGATACTGAGTGCAACAAAGTCACTTCTGTACTGATGGCGGTTGGAAAAGCCCTTGAGGAACAAATGGAAGAGAGCTCATCAAGAGAACTTTGTGTATTGACCACTTTAGCCCGTAGTGAACCTCCATTATTGGAGGAAGCACTAAACAGAATAAAAGCAATTCGAGAATTGGAACTTCTTGGTGTCGATGATGCCAGGAGAAAGCTTTACCCTTCTGCTGAAGAGTCTCTGAAGCACTTGCTTTGGTTAACGGACACTGAAGCTGTTTTTGGTGCTGCTTTGGGGTTGTACGACCTGAATCTTGCTGCTATTGTTGCTTTGAATTCCCAAAAAGATCCAAAAGAGTTCCTCCCttttctcaagaatcttgaatgTCTTCCGCCTGCTGTCATGAGATACACGATTGATTTAAGGCTTGGAAGATATGAGAGTGCCCTCAGAAACATTGTTTCTGCTGGTAACGAGTACCACGAGGATTGCATGAAGCTCCTTAATGATAATCCTCAGCTGTTCCCACTGGGCCTCCAGTTATTTAACGAATCAGATAAAAGGAATGAAATTCTTGAGGCATGGGGCGACCATCTTTCTGAAGAGAAATGCTTTGGAGATGCCGCATTGATTTACCAGTGCTGTTCGTCATATCAGAAATCATTGAAAGCTTACCGTGCTTGTGGGGACTGGAAAGGTGTGTTTACTGTTGCAGGTCTTTTGGAGTTACAAAAGGAAGAAATTACTCAGCTTGCACACGAGTTATGTGAAGAGTTCCAAGCTCTCGGCAAGCCAGGAGATGCTGCTAGAGTAGCACTGGAGTATTGTTCAGATGCCGAGAGAGGTGTAAGTTATTATATCATGGCAAGGGAATGGGAAGAGGCTCTTAGAGTTGCTTATATGCTTAGCAGGCATGATCTGGTTGGAACTGTTAGAGATGCAGCTTTGGATTGTGCCGCATCGTTGATATCTGAGTACCAGGAAGGACTCTTGAAGGTTGGTAAATATGTAGCACGTTATGTGGCTGTGCGGCAGAGGAGATTGTCACTTGCTGCCAAACTCCAGTCAGAAGATCGGTTTATGGATGTTGAAGATGACAGCGTTTCAGAAGTGAGCACTAGCTTCAGTGAAATGAGCGCATATACCACAAG GTCAACCAAGGAGTCAAGTGCTTCGGTCATATCCAGCAGCGCCAGCAAGTCACGAGCAAGGCGACAAAAAAAAGGTGGCAAGATACGAGCTGGAAG TCCTGGGGAGGAGATGGGCCTTGTGGAGCATCTCAAGGGGATGGCGCTGACAGGCAGTGCCGAAAACGAGCTGAAGAGCCTTCTCGTGGTTCTAATACAACTGGGGAAAGAAGAAACTGCCCGTCAGGTGCAGCAGGCTGCAGATAGCTTTGAAGTGTCCCAAAGGGCTGCAGTGAAGTTGGCTGTGGATACAGTATGTAATGACAAGGTAGATGAGAACGCTCACACCCTTGAGCATTACATAAGAATGCTGAGGGCTCATGGGTCAGGTCATAGCGAGACTGGTTCATGGCGAATCAAGGCATTGTCTCCCCCTTGA
- the LOC120650387 gene encoding peamaclein-like isoform X2, translating into MAKPRGRGAAAALLLLLLLVVAAASWLQAADAASGFCSSKCGVRCGRAGGRARGACMRTCGLCCEECNCVPTGGRGGGGVNECPCYRNMLTAGPRKRPKCP; encoded by the exons ATGGCCAAGCCCCGGggcaggggcgccgccgcggccctcctactcctcctgctgctggtcgtcgccgccgcgtcgtggctccaggccgccgacgccgcctcaG GGTTCTGCTCGAGCAAGTGCGGCGTGCggtgcgggcgggcgggcgggcgggcgcggggCGCGTGCATGCGGACCTGCGGGCTCTGCTGCGAGGAGTGCAACTGCGTGCCCacgggagggcgcggcggcggcggcgtgaacgAGTGCCCCTGCTACCGCAACATGCTCACCGCCGGGCCCAGGAAGAGGCCCAAGTGCCCCTGA
- the LOC120650387 gene encoding peamaclein-like isoform X1: MAKPRGRGAAAALLLLLLLVVAAASWLQAADAASAGFCSSKCGVRCGRAGGRARGACMRTCGLCCEECNCVPTGGRGGGGVNECPCYRNMLTAGPRKRPKCP; the protein is encoded by the exons ATGGCCAAGCCCCGGggcaggggcgccgccgcggccctcctactcctcctgctgctggtcgtcgccgccgcgtcgtggctccaggccgccgacgccgcctcaG CAGGGTTCTGCTCGAGCAAGTGCGGCGTGCggtgcgggcgggcgggcgggcgggcgcggggCGCGTGCATGCGGACCTGCGGGCTCTGCTGCGAGGAGTGCAACTGCGTGCCCacgggagggcgcggcggcggcggcgtgaacgAGTGCCCCTGCTACCGCAACATGCTCACCGCCGGGCCCAGGAAGAGGCCCAAGTGCCCCTGA